The Gemmatimonadota bacterium genome has a segment encoding these proteins:
- a CDS encoding Ig domain-containing protein: MRLRDSSFLRTRLLASLVVAAVACSDLAEVPAVARLEVTPASMSLTSGEDSVVRVRVWAVDGVPVLDRAVYWASANPLVASVSPLGIVSAVAPGTTQLAVSAGGKSSFVEVKVSAPPLAVVQVTPNTSGVGVGSTLSLRVSLIDAAGDTVAGPNPTWRSSATTVATVTAVGAVRGLNPGTASISATVNGVTGSAVIAVQPKAVATVRVTPAAASRLVGQSLQMAASLKAADSTAITGRFVEWSSSAPTVATISSTGLVTALNAGTTTVRGSSEGKSATARVTVALVPVASMTVVPATLNLAAGRTAPLAALPLDSTGKLLGGRVITWTTATPTVATVSTNGVVTGVAPGTARITAATGGRSASSVVTVTLIPVERVTVAPTTATIKAGATVQLVATLRDAAGKVLSGRSLAWQSGSQSIARVTSTGLVTGVAKGTVLIFAESEGKRAQASVVVQ; this comes from the coding sequence GTGCGACTCCGCGATTCTTCTTTCCTCCGAACCCGGCTGCTGGCTTCCCTCGTGGTCGCTGCGGTCGCGTGCAGTGATCTGGCGGAAGTTCCGGCGGTGGCGCGACTCGAGGTGACACCCGCTTCCATGTCGCTCACCAGCGGCGAGGACTCGGTGGTTCGCGTTCGGGTGTGGGCCGTTGATGGCGTGCCCGTGCTGGATCGGGCGGTCTACTGGGCGAGCGCGAACCCGCTCGTGGCCTCCGTGTCGCCGCTGGGTATCGTGTCGGCCGTGGCCCCGGGGACCACCCAGCTGGCGGTGAGCGCTGGTGGCAAGTCATCGTTTGTCGAGGTGAAGGTGTCCGCACCTCCCCTCGCGGTTGTGCAAGTGACCCCGAACACCAGCGGCGTGGGTGTGGGGTCGACCTTGTCCCTCCGGGTCTCCCTGATTGATGCCGCCGGCGACACCGTGGCCGGTCCGAATCCCACCTGGCGTTCGAGTGCGACGACGGTGGCCACGGTCACTGCGGTCGGTGCGGTGCGCGGGCTCAACCCCGGGACCGCGAGCATCTCGGCCACGGTCAACGGGGTCACCGGGTCCGCGGTGATCGCCGTGCAACCGAAGGCCGTAGCCACCGTGCGCGTGACTCCAGCCGCCGCGAGTCGGCTCGTCGGGCAGTCACTCCAGATGGCGGCCTCGTTGAAAGCGGCCGACAGCACCGCCATCACCGGACGGTTTGTCGAATGGAGCTCCAGCGCCCCCACCGTCGCCACGATTTCATCGACGGGGCTGGTGACCGCGCTGAATGCCGGTACGACGACGGTCCGCGGATCCAGCGAAGGGAAATCGGCCACGGCAAGGGTGACGGTTGCGCTCGTTCCCGTCGCCTCGATGACGGTGGTGCCGGCCACGCTCAACCTGGCCGCCGGCCGGACGGCACCGTTGGCTGCGCTTCCCCTCGATTCCACTGGCAAGTTGCTGGGAGGGCGTGTCATCACCTGGACGACCGCGACGCCGACGGTGGCGACCGTCTCCACCAACGGTGTGGTGACCGGCGTCGCTCCGGGCACGGCACGAATCACGGCGGCGACGGGCGGCCGGTCTGCCAGTTCTGTCGTCACCGTCACCCTGATTCCCGTCGAACGCGTCACCGTCGCTCCAACGACGGCGACGATCAAGGCCGGGGCAACGGTGCAGCTGGTCGCGACCCTTCGCGATGCGGCGGGCAAGGTGCTGAGTGGGCGCAGCCTGGCGTGGCAGTCAGGGTCCCAGAGCATTGCCCGCGTCACGTCGACCGGACTCGTGACCGGAGTGGCCAAGGGCACCGTGCTGATTTTCGCAGAATCCGAAGGCAAGCGCGCCCAGGCGTCGGTGGTTGTGCAGTAG
- a CDS encoding amidase — MTTPEEILAQAELELAEATYGLPEVDRRRFMLSSLATAAATTFGWASVARASGHPLPDLIQQQPATPPVPLGQGEAPALQFQPYPGGTGAAFEALMKERGAAAFERKVFQVEKWSGAVPTSPDDLAFLPAHRLSALLRARKITSLQLTNLYLERLERYNPTLNFAVTIMAESARAEATRADAEIAAGKWRGPLHGLPYGVKDLFSTRGVPTTWGTKDFDGRIIDEDADVVVRLREAGAVLLAKLATGQFAQGDQWHRGRTNNPWNPNQGASGSSAGPGSATAAGCCAFAIGTETSGSIVSPSIRNGISALRPTFGRVSRYGGMVLAWSMDRVGPMCRTVEDCAMVFSVIHGVDTKDPSTITMPFQFDRRVRLGSLRIGVDPQAPKEFIEKLRALGMQPREVGPRPTVAGAGSALGVEGAAAFDEYVQRKAKESGLDLANLPAPRVGGGGGGGGGGGAPAGGAPTTPPNPLAGSDWNPRFVNGRTPRAYDFIQGQRRRYILIQKWGEYMKDLDMFIGGPSADVGVNAQTGHPCVVVPYKFDVPMQGGPGGGGGQNQPRLELKAQPICATIIGGLYNDDRILSVAHAFQVATDIHLKHPAL; from the coding sequence ATGACGACCCCCGAAGAAATCCTCGCCCAGGCCGAACTCGAACTCGCCGAGGCCACGTATGGCCTCCCGGAGGTCGACCGCCGTCGGTTCATGCTGAGCTCGCTCGCCACAGCGGCGGCCACCACCTTCGGTTGGGCCTCGGTCGCGCGGGCCAGCGGGCATCCCCTCCCGGACCTCATCCAGCAGCAGCCGGCGACGCCGCCCGTTCCCCTGGGCCAGGGCGAAGCGCCGGCACTCCAGTTCCAGCCGTATCCCGGGGGCACGGGCGCGGCGTTCGAGGCCCTGATGAAGGAGCGTGGGGCGGCGGCATTCGAGCGCAAGGTGTTCCAGGTGGAGAAGTGGAGCGGGGCGGTGCCCACCAGCCCCGACGACCTCGCGTTTCTTCCTGCGCATCGGTTGTCCGCGCTGCTGCGTGCCCGCAAGATCACGTCGCTCCAGCTCACGAACCTGTACCTGGAACGGCTCGAGCGATACAACCCGACCCTCAACTTTGCCGTGACGATCATGGCCGAGTCCGCGCGGGCCGAGGCGACGCGGGCGGACGCCGAGATTGCCGCGGGGAAATGGCGGGGCCCGCTGCATGGATTGCCTTACGGGGTGAAGGACCTCTTCTCGACGCGCGGGGTGCCGACGACGTGGGGGACGAAGGACTTCGACGGCCGCATCATCGATGAAGACGCCGACGTGGTCGTTCGCTTGCGCGAGGCCGGCGCGGTCCTGCTGGCCAAGCTGGCGACGGGACAGTTCGCGCAGGGCGACCAATGGCACCGCGGGCGCACCAACAATCCGTGGAACCCCAACCAGGGGGCGAGCGGCTCCTCCGCCGGCCCGGGGTCGGCCACCGCGGCCGGCTGCTGCGCCTTTGCCATCGGGACCGAGACGTCGGGTTCCATCGTGAGCCCAAGCATTCGCAACGGGATCAGCGCCCTGCGCCCGACCTTTGGCCGCGTGAGTCGCTACGGGGGGATGGTGCTCGCCTGGTCGATGGATCGCGTGGGCCCGATGTGTCGCACGGTCGAGGATTGTGCGATGGTGTTCAGCGTGATCCACGGGGTGGACACGAAAGACCCGTCCACGATCACCATGCCGTTCCAGTTCGATCGCCGGGTACGCCTCGGTAGCCTCCGGATCGGAGTCGACCCGCAGGCCCCCAAGGAATTCATCGAGAAGCTTCGGGCACTTGGGATGCAGCCGCGCGAGGTTGGGCCGCGCCCCACGGTCGCTGGTGCGGGCTCCGCGTTAGGCGTCGAGGGGGCTGCCGCCTTTGACGAATACGTGCAGCGCAAGGCGAAGGAGTCCGGGCTCGACCTGGCCAACCTGCCCGCGCCCAGGGTCGGCGGGGGTGGAGGTGGCGGCGGAGGTGGTGGCGCGCCGGCGGGCGGGGCTCCAACAACACCCCCTAATCCCCTGGCAGGGAGCGACTGGAACCCGCGCTTCGTGAATGGCCGCACTCCACGCGCCTACGACTTCATCCAGGGGCAGAGACGTCGCTACATCCTCATCCAGAAGTGGGGCGAATACATGAAGGACCTGGACATGTTCATCGGTGGGCCATCGGCCGACGTTGGTGTCAATGCGCAGACCGGGCACCCATGCGTCGTCGTCCCCTACAAGTTCGATGTTCCCATGCAGGGCGGCCCCGGCGGCGGCGGTGGGCAGAACCAGCCGCGGCTCGAGCTCAAGGCGCAGCCCATCTGCGCCACCATCATCGGGGGGCTCTACAACGACGACCGCATCCTCTCGGTGGCGCATGCGTTCCAGGTGGCTACGGACATTCACCTGAAGCACCCCGCGCTCTAG
- the ligA gene encoding NAD-dependent DNA ligase LigA, protein MTPAQRAAELRAILDRAAYEYYILDRPALSDAEYDRLFRELQAIEREHPALQTADSPTRRVGSPAVSALPKHTHLTPMLSLGNAFSDEEVQEWEARIVRIAGEEVRRAGYSAELKIDGAAVSLRYDDGVLIVGATRGNGVTGEDVTANLRTVRDVPLRLRGSPPPRVEIRGEIYYPFDLFERMNEERVRAGEPVFANPRNAAAGALRQLDPSITATRPLRFFGYTVVPAPEERLLLRTQGEVLAALREWGVPVAPHHKHCASLADVAAWSHRIEHDVRATLNFAIDGVVVKVDDLALQDDLGVVGGRDPRWAIARKFAPDIAVTRLLDIRVNVGRTGALNPYAVLEPVEIGGTTVTYATLHNEDLVRAKDLRIGDMVQVKRAGEVIPQVIGPVPEQRTGAEREWRMPATCPACGTAVVRDEAEVAWYCPNVACEGRRLEGLVHFTSRAAMDIRGLSDARMEQLVAAGFVRDVADLYTITVDQLLTLERFADRSAEQLVEAIAASRAQPLSRLLFGLGIRHVGAGAAELLARHFGDMDHLMRATAEEIAAVHGIGETIAQSVISWFAAPGARSLVEQLRESGLNLAEPQAAAASGALKGQTVVITGTLPTLSRQEAGIRLEAAGARVTDSVSKKTSFLVAGEAAGSKLDKARALGVEVIDEAELLRRLELPA, encoded by the coding sequence GTGACCCCCGCCCAGCGGGCGGCGGAACTGCGCGCCATCCTCGACCGGGCCGCGTACGAGTACTACATCCTCGACCGCCCAGCGCTGAGTGATGCGGAGTACGACCGCCTCTTTCGCGAACTGCAGGCGATCGAGCGCGAGCACCCCGCCCTCCAGACCGCGGACTCTCCCACGCGACGCGTGGGGAGCCCCGCGGTCTCCGCGCTCCCCAAGCACACGCACCTCACGCCGATGCTCTCGCTCGGCAACGCGTTCTCCGATGAGGAAGTGCAGGAGTGGGAGGCACGTATCGTACGCATTGCGGGCGAGGAGGTTCGTCGCGCCGGCTATTCCGCGGAACTCAAAATCGATGGCGCTGCGGTTTCGTTACGCTACGACGACGGGGTGCTCATCGTCGGGGCGACGCGAGGCAACGGGGTAACGGGCGAGGATGTCACGGCCAACCTGCGCACCGTGCGCGACGTCCCCCTGCGGTTGCGCGGGTCCCCGCCACCCCGCGTCGAGATCCGCGGGGAGATCTACTATCCGTTCGACCTCTTCGAGCGCATGAACGAGGAGCGGGTGCGCGCGGGCGAGCCGGTCTTCGCCAACCCCCGCAACGCCGCGGCGGGGGCCCTGCGCCAGCTCGACCCGAGCATCACGGCCACACGCCCGCTCCGCTTCTTTGGTTACACCGTCGTGCCCGCGCCCGAGGAGCGGCTCCTCCTCCGCACCCAGGGTGAGGTGCTCGCCGCGCTCCGCGAGTGGGGAGTCCCCGTCGCCCCGCATCACAAGCATTGCGCTTCCCTCGCCGATGTCGCGGCTTGGAGCCATCGCATCGAGCACGACGTGCGCGCCACCCTCAACTTCGCGATCGATGGCGTCGTCGTGAAGGTGGACGACCTGGCGCTGCAAGATGACCTCGGCGTGGTCGGCGGACGCGACCCGCGCTGGGCCATCGCTCGCAAGTTCGCACCAGACATTGCGGTCACCAGGCTCCTCGACATCCGCGTCAACGTGGGACGGACCGGAGCGCTCAATCCCTACGCGGTCCTCGAACCGGTGGAAATCGGCGGCACCACGGTCACCTACGCGACGCTGCACAACGAAGACCTCGTGAGGGCCAAGGACCTGCGCATTGGCGACATGGTCCAGGTGAAGCGCGCCGGCGAGGTGATCCCGCAGGTCATCGGCCCTGTGCCGGAACAACGGACTGGTGCCGAGCGGGAGTGGCGCATGCCGGCGACCTGCCCTGCCTGCGGGACGGCGGTCGTCCGGGACGAGGCCGAGGTCGCCTGGTATTGCCCGAACGTGGCCTGCGAAGGGCGTCGCCTCGAGGGCCTGGTGCATTTCACCTCGCGCGCCGCCATGGACATCCGCGGGCTCTCCGATGCACGGATGGAGCAGCTGGTGGCGGCCGGATTCGTCCGGGACGTCGCCGACCTGTACACCATCACGGTGGACCAGCTCCTGACCCTCGAGCGCTTCGCCGATCGAAGTGCCGAGCAGTTGGTAGAAGCGATCGCGGCCAGCAGGGCGCAGCCGCTCTCCCGCCTGCTGTTCGGACTCGGCATTCGGCATGTCGGCGCGGGGGCCGCCGAACTCCTTGCCAGGCACTTTGGCGACATGGATCACCTGATGCGGGCCACGGCGGAGGAAATCGCCGCCGTTCATGGAATCGGGGAGACGATTGCGCAGTCCGTGATCTCCTGGTTCGCGGCTCCCGGGGCCCGCAGCCTTGTGGAGCAGCTCCGGGAAAGCGGGTTGAACCTCGCTGAGCCCCAGGCCGCGGCCGCCTCCGGTGCCCTCAAGGGGCAGACGGTCGTCATCACCGGGACCCTTCCGACCCTCAGCCGGCAGGAGGCGGGTATTCGCCTCGAGGCCGCCGGCGCCAGGGTGACGGACAGTGTCTCCAAGAAGACCAGCTTCCTCGTGGCCGGTGAAGCGGCCGGGAGCAAGCTGGACAAGGCACGGGCACTCGGCGTCGAGGTCATCGATGAGGCCGAACTGCTCCGACGACTGGAACTCCCTGCGTGA
- a CDS encoding thymidine phosphorylase: MLVPRLIERKRDGDRLSTGEWEAITRSYGAGSIPDYQMAALLMAIYFRGMDREETSALMRAMLGSGATLDFGGLGRRCIDKHSTGGVGDKVSLLLAPIVSALGVAVPMMSGRGLGHTGGTLDKLESIPGFRTALTLDEARRQVETLGCAMLGQTGEIAPVDKRLYALRDATSTVESIPLIAASIMSKKLAEGLTGLVLDIKRGSGAFLPQFERGVELAELMIALGAAAGVPVVALMTAMDRPLGRACGNALEVEEAIQCLHGEGPPDVMEVTYTLGAEMLVLGGIARSIDEARRRMEVCVSSGKGAEQLARIISAQGGDATVVDDPSRLPQAKVVEFYAAPRQGVVARVEPRAIGRGVTALGGGRRRMEDTVDPSVGFVIRTRPGDVVKVGEPMATIFARDEAGLAAGMAALSEGITIADEADPPLPLVSHRVTKDGIAVYEAEPWVRTAEYPVYRGGFGT; the protein is encoded by the coding sequence ATGCTTGTTCCGCGGCTGATCGAACGGAAACGCGACGGCGACCGCCTCTCCACGGGTGAGTGGGAGGCCATTACCCGGAGCTACGGCGCAGGCTCGATTCCGGATTACCAGATGGCAGCGCTGTTGATGGCGATCTACTTCCGAGGAATGGACCGGGAGGAGACGTCGGCGCTCATGCGGGCGATGTTGGGGAGCGGCGCGACTCTCGACTTCGGTGGGCTGGGGCGACGGTGCATCGACAAACACTCGACCGGCGGGGTGGGGGACAAGGTGTCCCTGCTGCTGGCACCGATCGTGTCGGCGCTCGGCGTCGCGGTGCCCATGATGTCCGGGCGTGGGTTGGGTCATACGGGCGGCACCCTCGACAAGCTGGAGTCGATCCCCGGGTTCCGTACCGCGCTCACCCTCGACGAGGCTCGTCGCCAAGTGGAGACCCTCGGGTGCGCGATGCTGGGCCAGACCGGCGAGATCGCCCCGGTGGACAAGCGGCTCTATGCATTGCGCGACGCGACGAGCACGGTGGAGTCGATCCCGCTGATTGCGGCCTCCATCATGAGCAAGAAGCTGGCGGAGGGGCTGACCGGGCTCGTCCTCGACATCAAGCGGGGGTCGGGCGCGTTCCTTCCGCAGTTCGAGCGCGGGGTCGAGCTTGCCGAGCTGATGATCGCGCTTGGCGCAGCGGCGGGGGTGCCGGTCGTGGCCCTGATGACTGCGATGGATCGCCCGTTAGGCAGGGCGTGCGGCAATGCGCTGGAGGTAGAGGAGGCGATCCAGTGCCTGCATGGTGAAGGCCCGCCGGACGTGATGGAGGTGACCTACACGCTTGGCGCCGAGATGCTGGTGCTCGGCGGCATTGCCCGGTCGATCGACGAGGCACGTCGCCGGATGGAGGTGTGCGTCTCGTCGGGGAAGGGTGCCGAGCAGCTGGCCCGCATCATCTCCGCTCAGGGCGGGGACGCCACGGTGGTCGACGACCCGTCACGGTTGCCGCAGGCGAAGGTCGTCGAGTTCTATGCGGCGCCGCGCCAGGGGGTGGTGGCGCGCGTGGAACCGCGCGCGATTGGTCGCGGCGTGACCGCGTTAGGCGGTGGCCGCCGCCGGATGGAGGACACCGTGGACCCCTCGGTCGGCTTCGTTATTCGCACGAGGCCGGGGGATGTGGTGAAGGTGGGCGAGCCAATGGCCACGATCTTTGCGCGGGACGAGGCGGGGCTCGCAGCGGGGATGGCCGCCCTCTCCGAAGGGATCACCATCGCTGATGAGGCAGATCCCCCGCTGCCGTTGGTGTCGCACCGCGTAACCAAGGATGGAATCGCGGTCTATGAGGCCGAGCCGTGGGTGCGGACGGCAGAATACCCTGTGTATCGAGGAGGATTTGGGACATGA
- a CDS encoding DUF1028 domain-containing protein codes for MKLRGVSVVLALAAVPSVAHATWSVVALDRATKRVVIGAATCVPQGRFAGFPSQGLMDIQAIVVPGVGIAAAQAGVDRTRSNQMLVYNEIKKGTHPSEILKQLMADSSIQSRQFGMVDMQGRFAGFSGARNGKASSSVQGQVMGTEVYYAIQGNILASNAVVQGAVRAFETAQGSLEDRVMAAMDAAEAAGGDSRCTCATTPRPQTALPCVTRTAHVAYLLAADSSDVSGASFNDGKYAVYLNVTDENTTPQEDPSPVRTLRLRYDAWRKSMRQ; via the coding sequence ATGAAGCTTCGCGGTGTGAGTGTGGTACTGGCGCTGGCCGCCGTGCCCTCGGTGGCGCACGCCACCTGGTCGGTCGTTGCCCTGGACCGGGCGACCAAACGCGTCGTCATCGGTGCGGCCACCTGTGTGCCCCAAGGGCGATTCGCCGGTTTCCCGTCGCAGGGGTTGATGGACATCCAGGCGATTGTGGTGCCCGGCGTCGGGATCGCGGCGGCGCAGGCCGGCGTAGACCGCACGCGCTCCAACCAGATGCTCGTCTACAACGAGATCAAGAAGGGGACGCATCCGTCGGAGATTCTGAAGCAGCTGATGGCGGACAGTTCCATTCAGTCGCGACAGTTCGGGATGGTCGATATGCAGGGCCGGTTTGCGGGTTTTTCCGGCGCGCGCAACGGCAAGGCGTCATCGAGCGTGCAAGGGCAGGTGATGGGCACCGAGGTCTACTACGCGATCCAGGGAAACATCCTGGCATCCAATGCCGTGGTGCAGGGTGCCGTCCGGGCGTTCGAGACCGCCCAGGGTTCCCTTGAGGATCGCGTGATGGCCGCGATGGATGCCGCCGAGGCGGCTGGGGGCGACAGCCGCTGCACCTGTGCCACGACACCGCGGCCGCAAACAGCGCTCCCGTGCGTGACGCGCACGGCGCATGTGGCCTACCTGCTCGCTGCGGATTCCAGCGACGTCTCAGGCGCGTCCTTCAATGACGGAAAGTATGCCGTCTACCTCAACGTGACGGACGAAAACACGACCCCGCAGGAGGACCCGAGCCCGGTGCGGACCCTGCGTCTGCGGTACGATGCCTGGCGAAAGTCCATGCGCCAATAG
- a CDS encoding DUF1801 domain-containing protein — translation MVSSDDTRTAAARIRAYMASLSPRHRKRLKELGAAIHAAAPGAEPGFGYGIPGVRVLGRPLVYYAAFKEHVSMYPISREFEQAHAEALRPYGTSGRGTLRFALDDPIPRGLVAMVVKDRLRAARAKDTAKRTRR, via the coding sequence ATGGTTTCGTCAGACGACACGCGCACCGCCGCCGCCAGGATCAGGGCATATATGGCCTCCCTCTCGCCGCGCCACCGCAAGCGCCTCAAGGAACTCGGCGCCGCGATTCACGCGGCCGCGCCGGGTGCTGAGCCGGGATTCGGGTACGGCATTCCGGGGGTCCGCGTGCTCGGGCGCCCGCTGGTGTACTACGCGGCGTTCAAGGAGCATGTCAGCATGTACCCGATCAGCCGCGAGTTTGAGCAGGCGCATGCCGAAGCCTTGCGCCCCTATGGCACGTCGGGGCGGGGGACGCTCCGGTTCGCACTGGACGACCCCATCCCGAGGGGGCTCGTGGCGATGGTCGTCAAGGACCGCCTGAGGGCGGCCCGGGCGAAAGACACGGCGAAGCGCACGCGACGTTAG
- a CDS encoding cation:proton antiporter, with translation MTDPHDVLRNLALVLCVAAVTTVLSRRLHLPGVFGYLLAGMIVGPHTAIPLLAEARTVEALAEVGVVLLMYALGLEFRLGHLIRLGASAGVAAASETGLMFGLGYATGRILGWSPAECLFTGGIVAISSTTIIARTFADQGVRGPLRETVFGLLIVEDVIAILLIASLSTVAGGSTGNGSILLTGVRLVTFLITLIAVGRWVLPRLFRMILRLGSTETTVVAAVGVSFAAALLALNAGYSVALGAFISGSLVAEGGEGEAIRDRIEPIRDLFVALFFVSVGMLIDPAAVVTEWRAIVALTVVVVAGKTVAVSFASFLSGRPLRRAIETGVSMAQIGEFSVIIAGVGVAGGARASFYPVAVTVSAITTLLTPLLIRRAASIAGWVDGRLPRRLQMLVTLYGSWFDALARGVATDRASVRRATLLLLADVALLAGLAVAAAAEMGRSALWLQRSLGWSTTASYAAVVVAALAAAVPLVAGLVRMTHFLATRLARRSLPLPTRGLDRAEAPRAAFAAVLQYAMLLASVIPVVLVLQPVVPGKPLTLVVMGLTVGGAIATWRSATTLYGHARAGAEVIVMTLLQHDRVRGTDAELGDTMDTVAKLLPGLGNPGPVRLEEGDYAVGRSLAELRLRGSTGATILAITRGDTEHGSQVEPSGAVRLRAGDIVALAGAADAVLTATEILRTGAPPAEPATPV, from the coding sequence TTGACCGACCCCCACGACGTCCTGCGCAACCTGGCGTTGGTCCTGTGTGTGGCCGCGGTGACCACCGTCCTGTCGCGCCGGTTGCACCTGCCCGGGGTCTTTGGATACCTCCTGGCCGGGATGATTGTCGGCCCGCACACAGCGATCCCCCTCCTCGCCGAAGCGCGAACGGTGGAGGCTCTGGCCGAGGTCGGTGTGGTGCTGCTGATGTACGCCCTCGGCCTCGAGTTCCGCCTCGGCCACCTCATTCGCCTGGGAGCGAGTGCTGGTGTTGCGGCGGCGTCGGAGACCGGACTGATGTTCGGACTCGGATATGCGACGGGACGCATCCTCGGGTGGTCGCCCGCCGAATGCCTGTTCACCGGCGGCATCGTCGCCATCTCAAGTACCACCATCATCGCGCGCACCTTCGCCGACCAGGGCGTGCGTGGACCGCTGCGGGAGACGGTGTTCGGGCTCCTCATCGTCGAGGACGTGATTGCCATCCTCCTGATCGCATCGTTGTCGACGGTCGCGGGCGGAAGCACGGGCAATGGCAGCATCCTGCTCACCGGGGTGCGCCTGGTGACCTTCCTCATCACCCTCATTGCCGTCGGCCGGTGGGTACTGCCGCGCCTGTTCAGGATGATTCTGCGCCTCGGCAGTACGGAGACCACCGTCGTGGCCGCCGTGGGCGTGTCGTTCGCCGCGGCATTGCTTGCCCTGAACGCCGGCTACTCCGTGGCGCTCGGGGCGTTCATCTCGGGCTCGCTCGTCGCGGAGGGTGGCGAAGGTGAGGCGATTCGCGATCGCATCGAGCCGATCCGGGACCTGTTCGTCGCCCTATTCTTTGTCTCCGTCGGCATGCTGATCGACCCAGCCGCCGTCGTCACCGAGTGGAGAGCCATCGTGGCGTTGACGGTGGTGGTGGTCGCGGGCAAGACCGTGGCTGTGTCGTTCGCCTCGTTCCTCAGCGGCCGCCCGCTGAGGCGTGCGATCGAGACCGGAGTCAGCATGGCGCAAATCGGGGAATTCTCCGTCATCATCGCCGGTGTTGGCGTGGCTGGAGGGGCTCGGGCGTCGTTTTACCCAGTCGCTGTCACGGTGAGCGCGATCACGACCCTGCTCACGCCGCTGTTGATCCGACGCGCCGCGTCCATCGCCGGCTGGGTGGACGGTCGACTCCCGCGTCGTCTCCAGATGCTCGTCACGCTCTACGGCTCATGGTTCGACGCCCTGGCGCGCGGCGTGGCGACCGACCGCGCCTCGGTTCGCCGAGCCACACTGCTCCTGCTGGCCGATGTCGCGCTGCTCGCCGGCCTCGCGGTGGCGGCCGCGGCAGAAATGGGACGTTCGGCGCTTTGGCTCCAACGCTCCCTGGGCTGGAGCACCACGGCGTCGTATGCGGCCGTGGTCGTGGCCGCGCTCGCTGCGGCGGTGCCCCTGGTCGCGGGCCTCGTCCGCATGACGCACTTTCTCGCCACGCGCCTGGCGCGACGATCGCTCCCCCTTCCGACGCGTGGCCTCGACCGTGCCGAGGCCCCTCGTGCTGCGTTCGCCGCGGTGCTCCAGTACGCCATGTTGCTGGCCAGCGTAATCCCGGTCGTTCTGGTGCTCCAGCCGGTCGTTCCCGGCAAACCCCTGACCCTGGTGGTGATGGGGCTGACGGTGGGAGGCGCCATCGCCACATGGCGCAGCGCAACGACGCTGTACGGGCACGCGCGAGCCGGCGCCGAGGTCATCGTCATGACGCTGTTGCAGCATGACCGGGTGCGCGGCACCGACGCGGAACTCGGGGACACGATGGACACGGTCGCGAAGCTGCTCCCCGGCCTCGGCAACCCCGGTCCCGTGCGCCTCGAAGAGGGCGACTACGCCGTGGGGCGAAGCCTCGCCGAACTCCGGCTTCGTGGCTCCACTGGTGCCACCATCCTGGCCATCACGCGCGGCGACACGGAGCACGGCTCACAGGTCGAACCGTCCGGCGCGGTCCGCCTGCGTGCCGGTGACATCGTCGCACTCGCCGGCGCGGCGGACGCCGTCCTCACCGCCACCGAGATCCTGCGAACGGGCGCCCCGCCGGCGGAACCCGCTACGCCCGTGTAG